From the Macaca nemestrina isolate mMacNem1 chromosome 7, mMacNem.hap1, whole genome shotgun sequence genome, the window CTGTTACTAGCATTGCTGTTCTGGTGCATCAATCCTGAGTACTCTAACTTTTGATTTATAATGATATTCCTTCAGATATAATTTCATAGAAGAAGGAATTGGAAGGGCATTGATGCCATCATAAGTTGTACAGTTACAAATAACTGTTCTGCATATATGCTGCAGGGAAAAGGGGAAAGTCCGAATTAAAGGAGTGGACAGCAGTGGTTCAAAGAACATACAGGCGCTTGGGTCCTTATAATGTTCTAGGAGCCCAGTAATGTCAGGAGAATGAAAGACACAGGGGTCATGTGCATCAAAGCTAAAGTTGTGATTCCACTGTTCAATTCTAGCATGAAGAGAACGACTATAGCGTCTAAAGCTAACAGAGAATAAATAGTCTTCCTGTGCTGAGTCTCGAAGTAAAAAGGTACCCTCTGGTTTTCCTTCCAGTAGTGCTTCGGCTGCATATTTATCCATTACTCCCCAGTAACATGGGTTGTTATTGATCTGAAGGAGGTCTGGTACAAGACAGTGGACATAATCAATCTGCGTGTGGTATTTAGGAGGTGTTTCCAACTGCAGGATTTCATCATCCAATTCCCATttgggtttgtttctttttctggaacTTGTGCAAAGTGTTAGAATTTCATCATCGGAATCCATATCACTATCTTCTATACTGTTATTTGAAACCAGGTTCATCACAGAGCCAGTCATAGGATCTTCTCTACACAAAGCATTGTCGGTGGTTATGACACAGGGCTGAACATTGGTATGTGAGAAAcagtttatattttcttccatatttcTTAGTTTTAGCTGACCATCCCTCAATTCAGTCTGAGACAAGTCTGTGCTTACCCATTCATCTGATTTGGAATTTATAGGAGCAGTGTGTCGTTTAATAAAATGCCACCTAAAGGCTAAATCTGATCGAGGTGGGAAAGGACACTTATCTAACATGAGTTCACTGATATGAATTTTCCTTTTAGATGGAAGCCCTGAAGAGTGCCGACTACTACAATTCTTTATTGGAAAACACTGCCCCACGGCATCTTGCAGTTTTTGTTTAAGAGATCGGCCTAAAAATCTATGCCCACAGGAATGATCTAAGTCCAACTCAATGGATGAACAGCTGTGCTTCCTTTCTCGGTTCCTTAAAGACACTTCAGTTTTCTCTATACCATTCACCGTTTCAGCATCTGAATAACTCTCACTCTTTTTTGACCAAGATAACTTCTTTCCACTCCACACATAACCATCTTTTCTGTCGGCACTTCTGCTCCGACTAGTCTTGGGCCTTACATCtacatttttactattattttcattattttctgccATTTTAACAAATTATCCACAAATTCTAATGTTATAAATACTGCTTTTTCAATTTTTCCAGCAGAAAGTTTCTTCTGGGCACTTTCTGGATGtatctaaagaaaacaaaaaaagtcattaaCCATTTGTCATCTACCTTGTCTAGTTTACACATATTAAGCTTCAATTAGACACGAGGAAAAAGCACAGTTAGTACATGAAAAAGAGATGTTGGAAGGAGTCCCAAGACACTTTGTTATCACttaaataaaatgctatatattatataatatacataactTAATAGTGCCATAGGGTGAAGAGTGAGTTCCTTTCTCATAGCTTATTTTCAGTGTGGATCAGAAAAAGCCAAGCCTCCTCTATCGACCATAATATATGCTCAAATGTGAATAGTTTCTAGTCTTGAAGTATATCTTAAGCTCATCTCTCCATACCATAGTTTTGTTATTTCACAGCAGACCAGTGAATTCTTTGTAGGAGACAGACACAAATCTATAAGCTGGTGTTTGAGAACTACTACCTTACATAATAGTTCCTTCACCTTCTTCTCCCTATTTCCTTCCCTACtgataaaaatatgaacaattttAAGTTGTAAAGCTGTAAGAATTTATTAAATAAGCAATCACCATTGAACAGCAGAAATGCCCAGTAAGCATTCCCAATACAGTGTTTTAAACTCACTTCAATAATTGGTCAACTCTACCATTAGTCTAggcaatttttagaaaatataaaattgaataaaaatttgccattttaaacaCATAATCCTTTGTATTCTTGATCATTTGCAAACAAGCAGATTAATTTCTATAAGGCACTGCCTTTCCTCTGAAGCTGGTAAAACATACTAGAATTTGCAATGTAAAATATCGAGTTTCATGAAGACTTATGATAATGATTGTCTGTAAATAGAATTTACTTAAGTATTCTTATGTGGAATAAGATTTAGGGttgccaggtgcaatggctcacgcctataaataccagcactttgggaggccgaggcgggcagattacctgaggtcaagagttcaaaaccagcctggccaacacagcgaaaccccatctctactaaaaatacaaaaaattagccaggtgcagtggcacacaactgtaatcccagctactcaggaggctgaggcaggagaatcgcttgaacccagaaggcggaggttgtggtgaaccaagatggcgccactgcactccagcctgggggacagaagtgagacttcgtctcaaaaaacaaacaaaacagatttagggttggctgggcacagtggctcacatctgtaatcccagcactttgggaggctgaggcgggtggatcatgagatcaggaggtcgagaccagcccggccaacatggtgaaaccctgtctctactaaaaatacaaaaattagccaggtacggtggtggatgcctgtaatcccagctgcttgggaggctgaggcaggagaattgcttgaacccaggaggcagaggttgcagtgggctgagatcacaccactgcactccagcctgggtgacaaagcacgactccgtcttggggaaaaaaaaaaaaaaaaaagatttaggcCAGGAACTGGGAGAAGGGGTCCTATAatctcaaatattttacaaatgaaaaataaattttgtaactaaaaaaataaataaattttgtaactaaaaaaaaaaatcagtcatacTCAACAGTCTGATATGATTGTCTATAtcagaggaaaatttaaaaatcccaaCAGTCAAGTAAATGTCTACAGACACTTGAATCCATTTTCAAAGTAGTGGGATTTTAAACAAGTATCTATATTAGAAAATGTGATTGGCAAGTGTTTAAAAGTGTGAACTAATAATAAAGACTTGCTAGATAAAGAATTCCATTTctaaggccagatgcagtggttcatgcctgtaatctcggccctttgggaggctaaggtgagggATCACCTGTGCtgaggagtctgagaccagcctgggcaacatggcgaaaccctgtctctaacaaaaatacaaaaaaattagctgggtgtggtggcgcacgcctgtgttttcagctacacaggagcctgaagtgggaggatcgcatgagcctgggaggcagaggttgcagagagccgtgatcttgtcactgcactacagtctgagtgacagagtgagaccccagttccaaaaaaaaagcaaaaaccatctGGTGATTAGAGTTATTATggtcagccctccatatccatgggttctcCATCCTCAGATTCAACCAATTGTGGATCGAAAATATTCGAGGAAAAAATCCCCAATAAATTAAAAGCAACAGtataataattctttatatagcatttacattgtattattacaagtaatctagaaatgattagAAGTATTTGGGAGGACATGTGTAGGTTATGTGCTAATATTACTCCATTTTGACTTTGGTATCTGCAGAGGTCCTAGAACCAATGTCCCATGGATATGCAGAGACAACTGTATTTTGATTTAGTGTGCTCAATGATCTATAACCATTTAAGATCTTTGGGGAAAACtatctaattttgaaagaaacttCAAATTGTATTGAATTGTATTCAACTGCATGCTTTGGCTGTTCATTAACTAAATTCCACTGAACAAAAATTAGAAGCAACAAAGTGGGCTGAAGAATATgaaaagtcacttttttttttttttttgagacggagtctcgctctgtcacccaggctggagtgcagtggccagatctcagctcattgcaagctccgcctcccgggtttttacgccattctcctgcctcagcctcccgagtagctgggactacaggcgcccgccacctcgcccggctagttttttgtattttttagtagagacggggtttcaccgtgttagccaggatggtctcgatctcctgacctcgtgatccgcccgtctcggcctcccaaagtgctgagattacaggcttgagccaccgcacccggccgaaaagTCACTTATTAATAAGGTTTGAAATGCTTGGCACTTTTATTTACTAAATGAACTTCACTTCTGAGTGTGACCTCTAGTCTTGTCTCCTTGCTACCTCTAAATTGTGGCATTTCTTCCTTCACTTCCATATGAGAGCTAAGCTCTCTACCTGTGTTCTTGATGACATTCTGACCTTTACCAGGGCCCTACTTCAATTTCTCTCTCAAACTCCTTGCTACCTTCAAAAACAACTAAGTCTGCTTATAAAATGTTGCAGTGATTATTATAATGTTTTCTTAGTCATAACTGTTTCCATTtctactaaatttattttatttttttaagacagggtctctttcgcccaggctggagtgcagtggtgcgatcacgactcactgaagcctcgacctcccaagctcaagtgactttcctgcctcagcctctggagtagcagggactacaggcacacaccaccatgccagactaatttttaaaaacttttttgtagggacagagtctccctaggttgcccaggctggtcttgaactcctgagctcaagtgaaagtgctgggattacaggcatgtgccactaagCCCGGCCCTAAATTTCTCAATGAGTAGTGTAACTTAATTTCCTCTAAAGATGAAAAccgctttttgtttttttctcattataaaacaaaaattactccAGTCAGAAAATGGCCGAGTAAAAATCTTTTTGCCCCATCCTTCTCTCAGAAGTCAGTacaaacaacaagaaaatatgagaaataaaatcacAAACCTCTTCTTCAATGAAATGAACAGATATCTATAACCTGAGTCATAAAGTAGAAGtacaaaaaatgaatgaacaataaATGACTCAGCAGCAGAGATGCAGGTGACAGACATCAGGCACAGAGGTAACACAGATAAGACGCAAGCCAACAGAGCAGGTAAAATTCAGGACCCACAAGCACTGGGTGCTACAGAAAGTATGGGTGGAGAACAGGGTGGAACATGAGGAGATGAGTTGAAATTCTGCCTAAGAGCAGGTAGATTTCTCAGTTTCTTATCCCACATTTAGAGGAGATGGGACATTTATTATTTGGAGAAACTGAACCAGGTGGGCTCAGGACTTTAAATACCAGACACAGCAGAGGGTAGAGGGGAAGACTGGGCCtaaaaaacagtaacaaagtAAAAGTTCCTTGCTGTCTTCTGCCATCCAGCTCCCAGAACTCCAGCAGCTAGATTTTTATACCTTCCTAATAGAAGAGTGGCAGATACTTTCCTGGAGAAAGAGAATGGCCAAAGAGAAAAGACCTGTCGAAGCTGATAGCTGGGAATCCTCCAATAAAAAGCTAGACCACCACCCTAGCATACAGTGAAGCACACACATCCACAGGCCCTGGTTACTCACACACAGTTTCCAGGCAGCATAGCTGTACACTCTGAACTATGAAAGAACACTCCTGGGTCATCAGacttgatatggtttgcctgtgtcccacccaaatctcactttgaattgcAATAATTCCTATGGTGcagccaggtggagataattgaatcatgagggcagtttcccccatactgttctcatggtaataAGTCTCTCGAGACCTGATGGTtctataaatgggagttcccctgcataagctctcttgcttgccactatgtaagatgtgactttgctcctcattcaccttctgccatgattgtgaggcctccccagccatgtggaactgtgagtcaattaaatctctttcctttgtaaattacccagtcttgggtatgtctgtaTTAGctgcatgagaacagactaatataagaCTTTTGAGGAAAACTTCtaacatatatgaaataaaaaaatatacagaatttGGAGAAAGCAATAACTATGGAAAGAGTAGAAACTAAAACTGACTTATTTCAAGAAAAGATATTACaactatgaataaaaataagatgcTATAAAAAAGGAggtgggggccaggcacagtggctcatgcctgtaatcccagcactctgggagactgaggtgggaggatcacttgagatcaggagttcaagaccagcttggtcaacatggtgaaaccgtctgtactaaaaatacaaaaattagctgggtgtggtggcaggcgcctgtaatcccagctactggggatgctgaggcaggagaatcacttgaatctgggaggtggaggttgcagtaagccgagattgcactccagcctgggtgacaaaagcgaaactccttctaaaaaaaaaataaaaaataaataaattaaaaaaaaagagctggggactactagagtaagaatttttttggaaattaaaaatacgattgttagaccaggcatggtggctcacgcctgtgatcccagcactttgggaggcaggtggaccatgaggtcaggagttcaaccagcctggctaagatggtgaaaccctatctctactaaaactacaaaaattagctgggcacactggcaggcacctgtagtcccagctactcgggaggctgagtcaggagaatcacttgaacccaggtggcggaggctgtggtgagccaagatcatgccactgcactccagcctgggcgacagagtgagactccatctcaaaaaaaaaaaaaaaaaaagattgctgaaatatatatatatttttaattgagacagggtcttactttgtcacccaggctgaagtacagtggcatgacctcagctcactgcaacctctgtctcccagggctcaagtgatcctcctgcctcagcgtcccaagtagctgggactacaggtgcatgccaccatgctcagctaatttttgtatttttttatagagatggggtcttgccatgttacctaggctggtctcgaactccagggctcaagtgatctgcccaccttggctcccaaagtgcttggatttcaggtgtgagccactgcacctagcctgaaATGAAATATGCAATAGAAAAGTTGGTGGGTATGCTTAGGAACTAATACAGCAAATAGGAAAAAATGGTTAACTAgacagaaaagacaagaaaattagAGATTAATACAggcatttcacagaaaacaacaaaatggacGGGAGAAATTATTAAAGAAACTATATTAGAAAATTTCCCAGGAATGGCCAGGTGTGAtaactcacgcctataatcccagcactttgggaggcccaggcgggtggatcacctgaggtcacagttctagaccagcctggctaatatcgtaaaaccccatttctactaaaaatacaaaaattagctgggcgtggtggcaggcgcctgtaatcccagctactcagggtgctgaggccagagaatcacttgaaccccggaggcggaggttgcagtgagccaagatcacgccattgcactccagcctgggggacaagagtgttttcgtctcaaaaacaaaaacaaacaaaaaaagattagaaaatttCCTAGGACTAAAGGACAGGCACCTCTATATTGAAAGAGCCCACTCAGCATCAAAGTACATTATTCGAATTTTAGAAGCCTAGCGATAAAGAGGAGATACTAAGTCTTTCTAAGAGGGAAAATTCATGCTCACCATGGAAAACCCAAACCAGGCATAAAGTTAtaaggaaaaaagtaaacatatCCATAATCCCACCACCCAACAGTAACCACTTTAACATTCTCAGTATCTCTATACATGTATATGGATGGCAAGGATGCATTCCCACAGCATAGTGGTGGCAGGCATTAGAAACACGGTTTGAGTCCCTAAGAAGGAATGTGACTTTAATATTTTGCTaatgtgtttgtgtcttttttctttaaatcatagCCATATggtaaattttctattttgttatggTTCTCTTTTATTGATGGGCATGCAGTGGGTGTTTCTTGGAAATGGCcaatttttagtaaaatatttctggaaggaaaaaaaaaaaagaaacatggtttgagtccagtttctgttttgtgCTAGCCATATAACCTTGAAACATCAGT encodes:
- the LOC105481786 gene encoding suppressor of cytokine signaling 4, producing the protein MAENNENNSKNVDVRPKTSRSRSADRKDGYVWSGKKLSWSKKSESYSDAETVNGIEKTEVSLRNRERKHSCSSIELDLDHSCGHRFLGRSLKQKLQDAVGQCFPIKNCSSRHSSGLPSKRKIHISELMLDKCPFPPRSDLAFRWHFIKRHTAPINSKSDEWVSTDLSQTELRDGQLKLRNMEENINCFSHTNVQPCVITTDNALCREDPMTGSVMNLVSNNSIEDSDMDSDDEILTLCTSSRKRNKPKWELDDEILQLETPPKYHTQIDYVHCLVPDLLQINNNPCYWGVMDKYAAEALLEGKPEGTFLLRDSAQEDYLFSVSFRRYSRSLHARIEQWNHNFSFDAHDPCVFHSPDITGLLEHYKDPSACMFFEPLLSTPLIRTFPFSLQHICRTVICNCTTYDGINALPIPSSMKLYLKEYHYKSKVRVLRIDAPEQQC